Genomic DNA from Manihot esculenta cultivar AM560-2 chromosome 15, M.esculenta_v8, whole genome shotgun sequence:
GTAGTATTTCAAAAAGTTTGCAACGAATGAAAGTTGCCCTtaaattttctatatatatatagctagGGCTCCTAATATGGAGAGATTTGCCCTTAAATTATAGGGCTCCCTTAATTTACTAAATCATTCTTTTGTCCGGACAACACATTTTTTCAGTTAATGACATATCAATGATTGGACAAGGACCGATTTGAAAGTGTACGTAAAGTTGTTTTGCAGTTTTAAGATTAAAGCGACTCAAATAGTAAAATCAAACAAATTAGCTGTGTTAAAATTATCTATCCTAACAGAAAAGAAAAACTAATGGTTCTGAAAtcaagcaataaaagaattccAATTGAAAATGTTTTCCTGGCCTCTAATCTTTCGATCTTCTGGTGGAATTTCTGCAAAAGTCCAAATTAAAGCCATTCTTTAAGCTTTCTTTTGTTTATTTTCAATGGCAGATGAAAAGGAAAATGATCAACTCAAAGTAAGCTTTTCTCAGGttttataaaaactaatattttcaatttccttttcttttattctttatttctttaattattattattttgctttGAAAATCTTTATTTTGTTCTTCAATTAAAAGGTGATAACGGTGGAATTCAAAGTCTCCATGTATTGTAATGCATGTGAAAGAAACGTGGCCAAAACAATTTCAAAGTTTAaaggtaattaattaattcaatataaaccatgattaattagttaataattACTGGACGTTATTATTATTAGGAGTGGAGACATTTACAACAGACATGAACAAACACAAGGTAGTGGTAATAGGCTGTATCGATCCACAAAAACTTGTGAAGAAACTAAAGAAGAAGACAGGGAAGAGAGTAGAAATTATAgtaaagaaggaagaagaagaagaagaaaaagaaaaggctaCAAAAGAAAATTATGATAATCAAGGAAATGATGCAGGGCCACCATTTTTCTTGGATTTTTGTGAAGAGGAATTGTTAATGTCATTTAGTGATGAAAATCCAAATGCATGTTCGGTTATGTAATGGAAAaactctatttttatttttatttttttatatttaattatgaagaacatatatatattcttaGACCAATTTTGTCATTaagattaaattttctttttaaaataatcaatataatttatttaaatataaataattttaaaattttttcaacatAATCAAAACCATAATTAATAAGCAAACTATATCCTTGCCTTTTGACTATATTTATCTTGTTATTCAAATAACAATAACGATCAAATCACGTTATCTGAccgacttttttttttttttccatctttTATCATCGCCTTCAACTTTACCTTTTCCTTTTCGGAAGGAATCAATGGGAAAATTTAAGGTTGATGGTTGGATTTAAGAATCTCATGTCATGCAAGAGAATTTCAACTTGATTGGACTCATATGGAATCCAACGCTTAGCCAGCGATACACATCTTAGTCAGTTATGCTACGAATAGAAGCCAATTGATATTAACACAACATCTCTTGTTGCTCCAGTCTCTTGTCCATATCCAATAGCCGTCCTTGGTTTTAACTtgtgaaaaggaaagaaacaaATTGTCTCTTTATCTCTTGAAAATTCTTACACAAATCTGAATATATGTAAGAAATTTTTAAgccttttttaatatattaataaataaatttatcccacatttaaaaatatatctacaattaatttaaaaatattatactattaATTCAGCAAATAAAAATCTTCTCATACGAACAACACTTAGATTTGATATGTCCTTTTTTGTAATTGACTTCTTAGTTGGAGGAAAAGAATGCGAAGCCACTCTGAACCAATTGACATGTTGCAGAAATAGAACCCAATATTATTGGATTGCAATTGGATATAATATAATACAAAAGCAATTTCACTTTTGTGTGGGCGATTAGGCATAAGCCCACGTATGCCAATAAGGCTAATTTTTGGAGTACCGCCCACCCCACCTTTGTTTGTGTGGATATAAAGACTGAATCTGCACAACTCTATCTCTATAGTAAGGTTGATTTGACATGTTTCTATAAGCATTTACCTTATTGGAAATAACGAGAACTGTGTTGGCCTCAGACTGGATCCTTTGATTTGCCCATTTTCCATGTTGAAGCCAAACTCATTATAGTGGAAATTGGACAAATCCAACTAGCTTTTTGCATGGTCCACTAATGACCTCCACTTGATTTCTATCAGCAATTAAGCAATAAGCATCTTCCAAATGGCAAATGCCAGATTCATAACAGCAAAAATCAAGTTCCCCTTTCCGTTTCTCTCTTACTCATTcactaaaataattcaaataatttaaatttattgctCTCTCTCCCTGTTCcactaaaataattcaaataatttaaattttatcaataaatattaaaatgaatatagAGCATACCCACTTGTTGATACATTATCATATTAAAAGCTCCCAAATTTTGTGTTTAGGAACAAATGCTTCTGAAATTCAAAcagatgtatatatatatatttcattgaTTCTAATCGAAGTTGGTGCTGTTACATGATGCTGCAATATTGATTCTGAAATTACATATCATACACAAATGGAAGATGACAATAGATCTTGCTGTTGTTCTATTTTACAATATTGCAAAGTGCAAAACTGGAATGTTTCCACTTTCTCTATGATGACATTATTTGAAGAGCTTCTCTTCTATTTCCAAGTATGTTGAATACTGTTGCTGCAATGTGAGATGGTGTTAGACCAGCCTGTACCAACTGGTCAGCCGGGGATCCATGGTCGATGTACCTATCGGGAAGAACGAGCGGTCGCCACTGCCATATTTTAACCAAACATTAAGtataaatacatataattttaaaagaaatgcaTTCAGAGAGAATCattataagaaaatattaaCTCAAAACTCAATATATCCACAAGGAAAATGCTTACTGTTGAACCTGAAAATGACattgaatatataaaaaatgcAAGTAAATTTGAAAGGACTTGGTTCTTTGCAACTTAAATCTCACTGGTATGATGATATCCAATTGTTTGTGGTATATGGAACACTGATTAAGATTAGTACCTTCAGCTTGCCATCAAGAAGACCATCAAGGGCCAGAAAATGGGCAACATGAGATCCAAAGCCCCCAATTGATCCTTCTTCAACTGTTATCAAAATTTCATGTGATTTTGCTAGGCTTCGAATGAGGGCATGATCCAAAGGTTTACAGAATCTAGCATCTGCTACTGTTATACGAAGTCCATGGGGTTCCACTAAAGAGGCAGCAGCCAAACAGCTCTGAACTGCTGTACCATAACCCAAGAGTGCCACTCTTTCCCCTTCTATCAATATCCTGCCTTTACCAACCTATGAGAAATACATCAAAGTTGAACTGTTAATTGGTTTTGTAAGTTTCCTTGACTAGAGTTGGATATAATAAAGACTCGCTTAGACCTTACCTCAAGAGGAATGCCTTTGTTTCCTGAGGGAAGCTGAACGCCAACACCATTACCCCTTGGATATCGGAAACAGCTAGGACGATCATCTATGGCAGCTGCAGTAGCAACCATGTGAAAAAGTTCTGCCTCATCAGAAGGAGCCATCACCACCATGTTAGGGAGGCATGCCATAAAAGTGACATCAAATGCTCCACAATGTGTGGGACCATCTGCTCCAACCAGCCCAGCTCTGTCCATTGCAAATCTCACTGGCAGTTTCTGCAAATCCACATCGTGTACTACCTGCGGTATTTATGCAGAAAATGCCATTAATGAAACTTAAGCAGACGACTAACCCAACATACTAAGCTATTAACTTTCTGACTAAGAAAGGTATTGAAGCAAATGAACAAGAACCAAGAATATATACTGGCTTGCCTGGTCGTAAGCCCTCTGCATGAAAGATGAGTAGATTGCACAAAATGGTTTAAGGCCTTCACAGGCTAATCCTGCAGCAAATGTAACTGCATGCTGTTCTGCTATTCCAACATCAAAGCATCTTGTTGGGAAACGACGAAGGAAGAGGTTTAAGCCAGTTCCACCTCCCATTGCAGCATGAATTGCAACAATATCCTtgtctgcttctgcttctgcaaTCAAAGCCTCTGCAAAGTATGTTGTATAGGACTGGGTACTAGCACTTGCCTTGAATTGCTTTCCTGTTGCAGGATCAAACTTGGTCACCCCTGCAAAATGAAAACCATTCAGTTGCTTCTTTCTAATAATAAAAGTTCAGATACAATTTCTATAAATCCATGAAAGAATTTCTCCAAGGCACTAGTGGTTAGCCAATATTAGTTTTTCCAAATAAACATAACCACAATATAGTTACTCAAAATTTTGCATGCATTTTTTTTCTATGATGTTGTCGATTCCAAATACCATGGTACTTGTCAGCAGCTTGCTCAGCATATGGATATCCCCGACCTTTCTCAGTGACAACATGTATCAAGACTGGACCTGTAGTTTTAGTACTCTTAACCTCTTTGAGAATAGATAT
This window encodes:
- the LOC110601649 gene encoding heavy metal-associated isoprenylated plant protein 19, with the protein product MADEKENDQLKVITVEFKVSMYCNACERNVAKTISKFKGVETFTTDMNKHKVVVIGCIDPQKLVKKLKKKTGKRVEIIVKKEEEEEEKEKATKENYDNQGNDAGPPFFLDFCEEELLMSFSDENPNACSVM
- the LOC110601640 gene encoding probable 1-deoxy-D-xylulose-5-phosphate synthase, chloroplastic, which codes for MALSACSFPAHANRATISDLQKYSYVSSHFLWRADLLAQSLHRLNKVKSKKGPGGVCASLSERGDYHSQRPPTPLLDTINYPIHMKNLSIKELKQLADELRSDVIFNVSRTGGHLGSSLGVVELTVALHYVFGAPQDKILWDVGHQAYPHKILTGRRDKMHTMRQTNGLSGFTKRSESEYDCFGTGHSSTTISAGLGMAVGRDLKGRKNNVVAVIGDGAMTAGQAYEAMNNAGYLDSDMIVILNDNKQVSLPTATLDGPIPPVGALSSALSRLQSNRPLRELREVAKGVTKRIGGPMHELAAKVDEYARGMISGSGSTLFEELGLYYIGPVDGHNIDDLISILKEVKSTKTTGPVLIHVVTEKGRGYPYAEQAADKYHGVTKFDPATGKQFKASASTQSYTTYFAEALIAEAEADKDIVAIHAAMGGGTGLNLFLRRFPTRCFDVGIAEQHAVTFAAGLACEGLKPFCAIYSSFMQRAYDQVVHDVDLQKLPVRFAMDRAGLVGADGPTHCGAFDVTFMACLPNMVVMAPSDEAELFHMVATAAAIDDRPSCFRYPRGNGVGVQLPSGNKGIPLEVGKGRILIEGERVALLGYGTAVQSCLAAASLVEPHGLRITVADARFCKPLDHALIRSLAKSHEILITVEEGSIGGFGSHVAHFLALDGLLDGKLKWRPLVLPDRYIDHGSPADQLVQAGLTPSHIAATVFNILGNRREALQIMSS